A window from Theobroma cacao cultivar B97-61/B2 chromosome 3, Criollo_cocoa_genome_V2, whole genome shotgun sequence encodes these proteins:
- the LOC18604601 gene encoding protein QUIRKY, with translation MTTSSQQPPPQPPTTVRKVIVEVIDARDLLPKDGQGSSSPYVIADFDGQKKRTSTKYRELNPVWNEPLEFTVSDPENMDVEELEIEVFNDKKFGNGSGRKNHFLGRVKLYGSQFARRGEEGLIYFPLEKKSVFSWIRGEIGLKIYYYDEIVEDQPPPEEQSPQQQQQQSPQMEEPKPSPGLLVVEEGRVFEVPTAHMEFPHGVHGHGQGPIPCYPSSPVVVVEESPPHVVRIHEELPPPVEATALPPHMASGIPVSEVHFTVPEVRRMQSNRGERVRVLKRPHGDYLPKDIGGNKTKADNAAAAGAGGAERIHPFDLVEPMQYLFVKIVKARGLAPNECPYVKIRTSSHSLKSKPTIYRPGEPTDSPEWRQVFALGYNKQESVTATLEISVWDAPTENFLGGVCFDLSDVPVREPPDSPLAPQWYRLETGAVDQNSGRVSGDIQLAVWIGTQNDDAFPEAWSSDAPYVAHTRSKVYQSPKLWYLRLTLIEAQDLQIAPNLPPLTVPEIRVKAQLGFQSVRSRRGNMNNHSMSVHWNEDLIFVAGEPLEDSLILLVEDRTNKEATVLGLVIIPLISIEQRIDERHVASKWYGLEGGAGGGGGPYGGKIHLRLCLEGGYHVLDEAAHVCSDFRPTAKQLWKPAIGILELGILGARGLLPMKTKGGGKGSTDAYCVAKYGKKWVRTRTVTDSFDPRWNEQYTWQVYDPCTVLTVGVFDNWRMFADASEDKPDSRIGKIRIRISTLESNKVYTNSYPLLVLTRMGLKKMGEIELAVRFACPSLLPDTCSAYGQPLLPRMHYLRPLGVAQQEALRGAATKMVAQWLARSEPPLGQEVVRYMLDADSHTWSMRKSKANWFRIVAVLAWAVGLAKWLDDIRRWRNPVTTVLVHVLYLVLVWYPDLIVPTGFLYVVLIGVWYYRFRPKIPAGMDIRLSQAETVDPDELDEEFDTIPSSKPPELIRARYDRLRILAGRVQTVLGDFATQGERVQALVSWRDPRATKLFIGVCLAITLILYVVPPKMVAVALGFYYLRHPMFRDPMPPASLNFFRRLPSLSDRLM, from the coding sequence ATGACGACGTCGTCTCAGCAGCCTCCACCGCAGCCGCCCACGACGGTGCGGAAAGTGATCGTGGAAGTGATCGACGCTCGTGATCTTCTTCCCAAAGACGGTCAAGGAAGCTCCAGCCCTTACGTCATTGCCGATTTCGACGGTCAAAAAAAGAGAACTTCCACAAAATACAGGGAACTTAACCCCGTATGGAACGAGCCGTTGGAATTTACGGTGTCCGACCCTGAAAATATGGATGTCGAAGAGCTTGAAATTGAGGTTTTCAATGATAAGAAATTCGGGAATGGAAGTGGCCGTAAAAATCACTTTTTGGGGAGGGTCAAGTTGTACGGGAGCCAGTTTGCCAGGCGAGGTGAGGAAGGGTTGATTTATTTTCCATTGGAGAAAAAGAGTGTTTTCAGTTGGATTAGAGGTGAGATTGGGCTTAAGATTTATTATTATGATGAGATTGTTGAAGATCAGCCTCCGCCGGAAGAACAGTCAccgcagcagcagcagcaacagTCACCGCAGATGGAGGAGCCGAAACCTTCTCCCGGGCTTCTTGTTGTAGAGGAAGGTAGGGTTTTTGAGGTTCCTACTGCACACATGGAGTTTCCTCATGGAGTTCATGGCCATGGTCAGGGTCCTATCCCATGTTATCCTTCGTCGCCTGTTGTGGTCGTCGAGGAATCACCACCGCATGTTGTTCGTATTCATGAGGAGCTGCCGCCTCCGGTGGAGGCAACGGCTTTGCCACCACATATGGCGTCCGGAATTCCGGTCTCTGAGGTGCATTTTACAGTACCAGAGGTGAGGAGGATGCAGAGTAACAGAGGCGAGAGAGTTAGGGTTTTGAAGAGACCACATGGAGACTATTTACCTAAAGACATTGGAGGTAACAAAACTAAAGCTGACAATGCCGCCGCTGCCGGGGCCGGTGGCGCCGAGAGGATCCATCCGTTCGATCTAGTTGAGCCGATGCAGTATTTGTTCGTTAAAATAGTTAAAGCGCGTGGATTAGCTCCAAACGAATGCCCCTACGTTAAGATCCGTACATCCAGCCATTCCCTCAAATCGAAGCCGACGATTTACCGTCCAGGTGAGCCAACAGACTCGCCCGAGTGGCGACAAGTGTTCGCTTTAGGTTATAATAAACAAGAATCAGTCACAGCGACGCTTGAGATCTCCGTTTGGGACGCTCCGACGGAAAATTTTCTCGGCGGCGTTTGTTTTGATCTTTCAGATGTTCCAGTCCGAGAGCCGCCGGATAGTCCTTTAGCTCCGCAATGGTACCGGCTCGAAACCGGCGCGGTTGATCAGAATTCAGGTAGGGTTTCCGGTGATATCCAGCTGGCTGTTTGGATCGGTACTCAAAATGACGACGCCTTCCCAGAAGCGTGGAGTTCAGACGCGCCATACGTGGCACACACTCGGTCGAAAGTTTATCAATCCCCAAAGCTTTGGTATTTGAGATTGACTTTGATCGAAGCTCAGGATCTCCAAATTGCGCCGAATCTGCCTCCGTTAACAGTGCCAGAAATTCGAGTGAAAGCGCAGCTAGGGTTTCAATCCGTACGGTCAAGGAGAGGAAATATGAACAATCATAGTATGTCAGTGCACTGGAACGAGGACTTGATCTTCGTCGCCGGCGAACCTCTCGAAGATTCGTTAATTTTGTTAGTGGAAGACCGTACAAACAAGGAGGCCACTGTCCTTGGCCTCGTCATTATCCCATTGATCTCAATCGAGCAGCGGATAGATGAGCGCCACGTGGCATCAAAATGGTATGGGCTGGAAGGAGGAGCAGGCGGTGGAGGTGGGCCCTACGGCGGGAAAATTCACCTGCGGCTGTGCTTAGAGGGTGGCTATCACGTGCTGGATGAAGCGGCGCACGTGTGCAGTGACTTTAGACCCACAGCTAAGCAGCTTTGGAAGCCGGCTATTGGGATTTTGGAGCTGGGGATTCTTGGGGCTCGCGGCTTGCTCCCGATGAAAACCAAAGGCGGAGGAAAGGGGTCTACCGATGCTTACTGTGTTGCCAAATATGGGAAAAAGTGGGTCCGCACAAGGACCGTCACGGACAGCTTCGATCCACGCTGGAACGAGCAGTACACGTGGCAAGTCTATGACCCCTGCACTGTCCTAACTGTCGGGGTTTTTGACAATTGGCGTATGTTTGCAGACGCGTCAGAAGACAAACCAGACTCCCGTATTGGCAAAATACGGATACGCATATCTACGCTAGAGAGTAACAAAGTGTACACCAATTCGTATCCATTGTTGGTTTTGACAAGAATGGGGTTAAAGAAAATGGGTGAGATTGAACTAGCGGTTCGGTTCGCCTGCCCGTCATTGTTACCGGACACGTGTTCGGCTTACGGGCAGCCATTGCTTCCAAGAATGCATTATCTCCGCCCACTCGGGGTGGCTCAGCAGGAGGCATTGCGCGGAGCCGCTACGAAGATGGTGGCACAATGGCTTGCAAGGTCAGAGCCACCGTTGGGGCAGGAGGTGGTAAGGTACATGTTGGATGCGGATTCTCATACATGGAGCATGAGAAAGAGTAAGGCTAATTGGTTTCGGATTGTGGCAGTTCTCGCATGGGCGGTCGGGTTGGCAAAATGGTTGGATGATATTAGGAGGTGGAGGAACCCAGTTACTACGGTGTTGGTCCATGTTTTGTATTTGGTGCTTGTTTGGTACCCGGATTTGATTGTGCCAACGGGTTTTTTATATGTGGTGTTAATTGGAGTTTGGTATTACAGATTTAGGCCCAAGATACCAGCGGGAATGGATATCAGGCTGTCCCAAGCTGAAACAGTTGACCCGGATGAGCTGGATGAGGAGTTTGATACAATTCCGAGTTCAAAGCCACCTGAGCTAATCAGGGCCAGATACGATAGGTTGAGAATATTGGCCGGAAGGGTTCAGACTGTTTTGGGTGATTTTGCAACCCAGGGGGAGAGGGTCCAAGCCCTGGTGAGTTGGAGGGACCCAAGGGCCACAAAATTGTTCATTGGGGTCTGCTTGGCCATCACTCTGATACTTTATGTGGTGCCACCAAAAATGGTGGCTGTGGCATTAGGATTTTATTATCTGAGGCACCCCATGTTCAGAGACCCCATGCCGCCGGCTAGCTTGAACTTTTTCCGGCGGCTTCCGAGCTTGTCGGATCGGTTAATGTAG
- the LOC18604602 gene encoding inactive protein RESTRICTED TEV MOVEMENT 2 translates to MDDVYGTRASEEFVPHWNWTGDSMGHYLSVHLPGFRKEEMMVGLAYPGYVTISGERTADDDKCIYFGQAMRLPENLDMNKIGQKFEGEMLCLTFPKRAEEKDNGIANPAAQELSNDENQRKHDEGQGHDANEEKSKQTDHHDRSFQREMRKKGSILERAIDLFKNNISLTIVLAFSLGVFVSRRFESNGE, encoded by the exons ATGGATGATGTTTATGGAACAAGGGCAAGCGAAGAGTTTGTTCCTCATTGGAATTGGACTGGAGACTCAATGGGCCATTATCTCTCTGTTCATCTTCCAG GTTTCAGAAAAGAGGAGATGATGGTTGGACTTGCTTATCCTGGCTATGTCACAATCAGCGGAGAAAGGACAGCAGATGATGACAAATGCATATATTTCGGGCAGGCCATGCGACTGCCAGAGAATTTAGATATGAATAAGATAGGTCAAAAGTTTGAGGGTGAAATGCTCTGTTTAACCTTCCCGAAGAGAGCAGAAGAAAAGGATAATGGAATTGCTAACCCCGCTGCACAAGAACTAAGCAATgatgaaaatcaaagaaaacatGATGAAGGACAAGGTCATGATGCGAATGAGGAAAAGAGCAAGCAAACTGATCATCATGATCGGAGTTTTCAGAGAGAGATGAGAAAGAAGGGAAGTATATTGGAGAGGGCTATCGATTTGTTTAAAAACAATATCAGTCTTACAATTGTTTTAGCCTTTTCATTGGGGGTGTTCGTGTCTCGAAGGTTTGAATCAAATGGAGAGTAA
- the LOC18604603 gene encoding 18.2 kDa class I heat shock protein isoform X1, giving the protein MANLGGLRRSANRIAEKFVPTSDWTQDAKGNYLFVDLPGFKKEELRLELASTGHIKISGERVVNENKSIYFEETFALPENSDMDNISGKFDGDFLHVTVPRRPVVEEKKPEDDEITRNENGNRTGEKTSVQEEPNNSGENDQSKHEGGRRDNEEKGDISKETNYHRLPLEMAMKFLKKNKGVVLSVVIAFSIGMLVCRTFESSAAE; this is encoded by the exons ATGGCTAACCTTGGGGGTCTAAGACGCTCGGCTAACCGTATAGCTGAAAAGTTCGTGCCTACTTCAGACTGGACTCAAGACGCCAAGGGCAATTATCTCTTTGTTGATCTTCCAG GTTTCAAAAAGGAGGAGTTGAGACTTGAGCTTGCTTCCACTGGTCATATAAAGATCAGTGGAGAAAGGGTAGTGAATGAGAACAAAAGCATATATTTCGAGGAAACCTTCGCATTGCCTGAGAACTCAGATATGGACAACATCAGTGGCAAATTTGACGGTGATTTTCTCCATGTAACAGTCCCAAGGAGACCAGtagttgaagaaaaaaagcCAGAGGATGATGAGATCACAAGGAATGAAAATGGCAATCGCACTGGAGAAAAGACTAGTGTACAAGAAGAACCTAACAACAGCGGTGAAAATGATCAAAGTAAACATGAAGGAGGACGTCGTGACAACGAGGAGAAAGGAGATATCAGCAAGGAAACTAATTACCACCGTCTTCCATTAGAGATGGCGATGAAGTTCCTTAAGAAGAATAAGGGGGTTGTTCTTTCAGTTGTTATAGCGTTTTCGATTGGGATGTTGGTGTGTCGAACGTTTGAATCAAGTGCTGCTGAATAA
- the LOC18604603 gene encoding uncharacterized protein LOC18604603 isoform X2, producing MANLGGLRRSANRIAEKFVPTSDWTQDAKGNYLFVDLPVPRRPVVEEKKPEDDEITRNENGNRTGEKTSVQEEPNNSGENDQSKHEGGRRDNEEKGDISKETNYHRLPLEMAMKFLKKNKGVVLSVVIAFSIGMLVCRTFESSAAE from the exons ATGGCTAACCTTGGGGGTCTAAGACGCTCGGCTAACCGTATAGCTGAAAAGTTCGTGCCTACTTCAGACTGGACTCAAGACGCCAAGGGCAATTATCTCTTTGTTGATCTTCCAG TCCCAAGGAGACCAGtagttgaagaaaaaaagcCAGAGGATGATGAGATCACAAGGAATGAAAATGGCAATCGCACTGGAGAAAAGACTAGTGTACAAGAAGAACCTAACAACAGCGGTGAAAATGATCAAAGTAAACATGAAGGAGGACGTCGTGACAACGAGGAGAAAGGAGATATCAGCAAGGAAACTAATTACCACCGTCTTCCATTAGAGATGGCGATGAAGTTCCTTAAGAAGAATAAGGGGGTTGTTCTTTCAGTTGTTATAGCGTTTTCGATTGGGATGTTGGTGTGTCGAACGTTTGAATCAAGTGCTGCTGAATAA